In Streptomyces sp. NBC_01231, the sequence GCCCTGGCCGGCGGCCCGGCGGTCGGCGGTGTGCTGGTGGCCCTGGCGGGACCGGTCGGCACATTGATGATCACGGCGGGCATGTACGTCGTCAGCTGCCTGCTGATGGCGCTGGTCCCGGCCTTGCCCAGTCGCTTCCCCGAGGAGCGCAAGCACGTCTTCGCGGACCTCGCCGATGGCCTTTCCTATGTGGTGCGCCACCGCAGACTGCGTGTTCTTCTCCCGACGTTCGCCGTGGCGAATCTCTTCATCCTCGGGCTTCTCGGTGTGGCCATTCCGGTCTTCGCGAAAGAGGTGCTCGAAGCAGGGCCCGAGGGACTGGGCAGCCTCAGCGCGTCATTCGGGGCGGGCATGGTCCTCGGCACACTGCTGTGCACTCGCCTGCCCAAGGCATGGCAGAACTCGCAGGTCGTGCTGTTCGTCCTGTTCGCCGTGAGTGATGCGTTCCTGGCCGCCGTCGGGCTGGCCCCCAACATCATTGTGGCCTGTGTGGCCTACTTCGTCAGCGGCGTCGTGGCAGGACCCGCCTCGACCTTCTACCGCGCCGTGATGCAGACCATCCCGCCCGAGCAGTACCTCGGACGGGTCAACAGCATCGCCAGGGCAACGTCGTTCGGTCTGGAACCCGTGTCCATGGCTGCGGTGGGCGGGCTGTCCGCACGCGTCAGCGCTTCCGTCCTGCTGACGGTGGGCGGCCTCGTGGCAGCCGTCGCCGACCTCGTCGGCTCCGTGCTGAGCAAGCGTGTGAC encodes:
- a CDS encoding MFS transporter, which produces MSETSTPADHSPIPLRKNRAYQGIFWSQTCTDFAEQFLIVSITWAALHEFGGGRLGLVLAAWAIPRGVFMLFGGVLVDRWDRRTLAASVGAALAVLSAVAAGLTQSGNLSAWIGVAVCLGVLDAVRLPVAASVLPMVVAEKQIVDANRWSNLREWGALAGGPAVGGVLVALAGPVGTLMITAGMYVVSCLLMALVPALPSRFPEERKHVFADLADGLSYVVRHRRLRVLLPTFAVANLFILGLLGVAIPVFAKEVLEAGPEGLGSLSASFGAGMVLGTLLCTRLPKAWQNSQVVLFVLFAVSDAFLAAVGLAPNIIVACVAYFVSGVVAGPASTFYRAVMQTIPPEQYLGRVNSIARATSFGLEPVSMAAVGGLSARVSASVLLTVGGLVAAVADLVGSVLSKRVTVHADGIVPVPDARQERERSDL